In Pseudomonas alcaliphila JAB1, a single window of DNA contains:
- the bioB gene encoding biotin synthase BioB translates to MSATAAITTRHDWSLAEVRALFEQPFNDLLFQAQTVHRAHFDANRVQVSTLLSIKTGACPEDCKYCPQSGHYNTGLDKEKLMEVEKVLKAAAEAKAIGSTRFCMGAAWKHPSAKDMPYVLEMVKGVKKLGLETCMTLGRLDQEQTQALADAGLDYYNHNLDTSPEFYGSIITTRTYGERLQTLAYVREAGMKICSGGILGMGESVDDRAGLLIQLANLPEHPESVPINMLVKVKGTPLAEEKDVDPFDFIRTLAVARIMMPRSHVRLSAGREAMNEQMQALAFMAGANSIFYGEKLLTTANPQADKDMALFKRLGIKPEEREEHADEVHQAAIEQALVEQRDSKLFYNAASA, encoded by the coding sequence ATGAGCGCAACCGCTGCAATCACCACCCGCCACGACTGGAGCCTCGCCGAGGTTCGCGCGCTGTTCGAGCAGCCGTTCAACGACCTGCTGTTCCAGGCGCAGACGGTGCACCGCGCGCACTTCGACGCCAACCGCGTGCAGGTCTCGACCCTGCTGTCGATCAAGACCGGCGCCTGCCCGGAAGACTGCAAGTACTGCCCGCAGTCCGGCCACTACAACACCGGCCTGGACAAGGAAAAGCTGATGGAGGTGGAGAAGGTGCTCAAGGCCGCCGCCGAGGCCAAAGCCATCGGCTCCACGCGCTTCTGCATGGGTGCGGCCTGGAAGCATCCGTCCGCCAAGGACATGCCTTACGTGCTGGAAATGGTAAAGGGCGTGAAGAAGCTCGGCCTGGAAACCTGCATGACCCTTGGTCGCCTCGATCAGGAGCAGACCCAGGCGCTGGCTGACGCAGGCCTGGATTACTACAACCACAATCTCGACACCTCACCGGAGTTCTACGGCAGCATCATCACCACCCGCACCTACGGTGAGCGCCTGCAGACCCTGGCCTACGTGCGCGAGGCGGGGATGAAAATCTGCTCCGGCGGCATCCTCGGCATGGGCGAGTCGGTGGATGATCGCGCTGGGTTGCTGATCCAGCTGGCGAATCTGCCGGAGCACCCGGAGAGCGTGCCGATCAACATGCTGGTCAAGGTCAAGGGCACGCCGCTGGCCGAGGAGAAGGACGTCGATCCGTTCGACTTCATCCGCACCCTGGCCGTGGCGCGGATCATGATGCCCAGGTCCCACGTGCGTCTGTCCGCCGGCCGCGAGGCGATGAACGAGCAGATGCAGGCCCTGGCCTTCATGGCCGGCGCCAACTCGATCTTCTACGGCGAGAAGCTGCTGACCACCGCCAACCCACAGGCGGACAAGGACATGGCCCTGTTCAAGCGCCTCGGCATCAAACCCGAAGAGCGCGAAGAGCATGCCGACGAGGTGCACCAGGCGGCCATCGAGCAGGCGCTGGTCGAGCAGCGCGATTCCAAGCTGTTCTACAACGCCGCGTCGGCCTAA
- a CDS encoding ComF family protein produces the protein MPPFDLTVLQRLAWLRQRRHCQLCDEATDHPTHSICTACESELPWLGAHCQICAVPLPAHGMICGACQSKPPRFNRVEAPWRYAFPVDNLITRFKHQAQWPHGRLLAELLAEHLSHAYDEGLPRPQALLPVPLARKRQRRRGFNQAQMLADWLGASLHLPVQHEWLQRRVDTPAQQGLDAATRKRNLRQAFSLELQAKVAGAHLALVDDVLTTGATAGVLAHLLRRAGALRVDVYCLARTPRPGDG, from the coding sequence ATGCCTCCGTTTGACCTCACCGTTCTGCAACGCCTTGCCTGGTTACGCCAACGGCGCCATTGCCAGCTCTGCGACGAAGCCACCGATCACCCCACGCACAGCATCTGCACGGCTTGCGAATCCGAACTGCCCTGGCTCGGGGCTCATTGCCAGATCTGTGCGGTGCCATTGCCGGCACACGGCATGATCTGCGGCGCCTGCCAATCGAAACCACCGAGATTCAACCGCGTGGAAGCGCCCTGGCGCTATGCCTTTCCCGTCGACAACCTGATCACCCGCTTCAAGCACCAGGCGCAATGGCCGCACGGTCGTCTGCTCGCCGAACTGCTGGCTGAACACCTTAGCCATGCCTATGACGAAGGCCTGCCACGACCACAGGCACTGCTGCCGGTGCCGCTGGCCCGCAAGCGCCAGCGACGACGCGGCTTCAATCAGGCACAGATGCTCGCCGACTGGCTGGGCGCCAGCCTCCACCTGCCGGTGCAACATGAATGGCTCCAACGCCGCGTCGATACACCCGCCCAGCAAGGGTTGGATGCCGCAACGCGCAAGCGCAATCTGCGTCAGGCCTTCAGCCTGGAACTGCAAGCCAAGGTCGCCGGCGCTCATCTGGCGCTGGTCGACGACGTGCTCACCACCGGTGCCACGGCGGGCGTGCTCGCCCACCTGCTGCGTCGCGCCGGCGCCCTGCGCGTCGATGTGTATTGCCTGGCACGCACGCCACGACCGGGCGATGGCTGA
- a CDS encoding TOBE domain-containing protein, whose product MSQLDSIAQLLSRRPKRLALLEQIAEQGSITRAAKAAGLSYKAAWDAIDELNNLSEQPLVSRNVGGKGGGGARLTPAGERLLALQQRLQALQVQLLQAAGDDADLELLGRLMLRTSARNQLTGRVRAIHPHGHNDLIDIELPGGSRLQAQITHDSTENLQLSEGSSVVALIKAGWLELQPLQAPRAEQHNALEGRIEQILPASDGPSDVRIGLPNGQTLCALLESARLAELGLRVGDPVRAQFAASQVLLGTQL is encoded by the coding sequence ATGTCGCAGCTCGATTCCATTGCCCAATTGCTCAGCCGCCGCCCGAAACGCCTGGCGCTGCTCGAGCAGATTGCCGAACAAGGCTCCATCACCCGCGCCGCCAAGGCCGCCGGGCTGAGCTACAAGGCCGCCTGGGACGCCATCGATGAGCTGAACAACCTGTCCGAGCAGCCCCTGGTAAGCCGCAATGTCGGCGGCAAAGGTGGCGGTGGCGCACGCCTGACGCCAGCAGGCGAGCGCCTGCTGGCACTGCAACAACGCCTGCAGGCGCTGCAGGTGCAACTGCTGCAGGCCGCCGGTGACGACGCCGACCTGGAGTTGCTCGGCCGCCTGATGCTGCGCACCAGCGCGCGCAACCAACTGACCGGCCGTGTGCGCGCGATTCACCCCCACGGGCACAACGACCTGATCGATATCGAACTGCCCGGTGGCAGCCGCCTGCAGGCGCAGATCACCCATGACAGCACCGAGAACCTGCAGCTGAGCGAAGGCAGCAGCGTGGTCGCGCTGATCAAGGCCGGCTGGCTGGAATTGCAGCCCCTACAGGCTCCCCGTGCCGAACAGCACAACGCACTCGAAGGCCGTATCGAACAGATTCTGCCGGCCAGCGATGGCCCCAGCGACGTGCGCATCGGCCTGCCTAATGGTCAGACCCTGTGCGCCCTGCTCGAATCCGCTCGCCTGGCCGAGCTGGGCCTGCGCGTCGGCGATCCGGTGCGCGCGCAGTTCGCCGCCAGTCAGGTGCTGCTCGGTACGCAACTGTAG
- a CDS encoding serine/threonine protein kinase, whose translation MSHPFSTLTPDLVLDAVESLGYLSDARVLALNSYENRVYQVGIENETPLIAKFYRPDRWSDAAIREEHSFSAELAEHEVPVVAPLARDGETLFEHGGFRFALFPRRGGRAPEPGNLDQLYRLGQLLGRMHAIGASRPFAHRETLAVDSFGHAALASLLDGGFVPRSLLPAYESVARDLLARLDELFARVRYSPIRLHGDCHPGNLLHRDDAFHVVDLDDCRMGPAVQDLWMMLAGERHERLGQLAELVDGYQEFHDFAARELPLIEGLRALRLMHHSAWIARRWDDPAFPLAFPWFAGERYWGDQILALREQMAALDEEPLRLF comes from the coding sequence ATGAGCCATCCTTTTTCCACCCTCACCCCGGATCTGGTGCTCGATGCCGTGGAGAGCCTTGGCTATCTCAGCGACGCCCGCGTATTGGCACTCAACAGCTACGAGAACCGCGTCTATCAAGTCGGTATCGAGAATGAAACGCCGCTGATCGCCAAGTTCTATCGCCCGGACCGCTGGAGCGATGCGGCGATCCGCGAGGAGCATAGTTTCAGCGCCGAGCTGGCCGAACACGAGGTCCCGGTGGTGGCGCCACTGGCGCGCGATGGCGAGACGCTGTTCGAGCACGGTGGCTTCCGCTTCGCCCTGTTCCCGCGCCGGGGTGGCCGGGCGCCGGAGCCGGGCAACCTCGACCAGCTGTACCGCCTCGGCCAGTTGCTCGGACGCATGCACGCCATCGGTGCCAGCCGTCCTTTCGCTCATCGCGAAACCCTGGCGGTGGACAGCTTCGGCCATGCGGCCCTGGCCTCTCTGCTCGACGGCGGCTTCGTGCCGCGCAGCCTGCTGCCCGCCTACGAGTCGGTAGCGCGCGATCTGCTCGCCCGCCTCGATGAACTGTTCGCCCGCGTGCGCTACTCGCCGATTCGCCTGCACGGCGACTGCCACCCAGGCAACCTGTTGCACCGCGACGACGCCTTCCATGTCGTCGATCTCGACGACTGCCGCATGGGCCCGGCGGTGCAGGATCTGTGGATGATGCTGGCCGGCGAGCGTCATGAACGCCTCGGTCAGTTGGCCGAACTGGTCGACGGTTATCAGGAATTCCATGACTTCGCCGCCCGCGAGCTGCCACTGATCGAGGGCCTGCGTGCCCTGCGCCTGATGCATCACAGCGCCTGGATCGCCCGCCGCTGGGACGACCCGGCATTCCCCCTGGCCTTCCCTTGGTTTGCCGGCGAGCGCTACTGGGGCGACCAGATTCTCGCCCTGCGCGAACAGATGGCAGCTCTGGATGAAGAGCCGCTGCGGCTGTTCTGA